One window from the genome of Amphiprion ocellaris isolate individual 3 ecotype Okinawa chromosome 23, ASM2253959v1, whole genome shotgun sequence encodes:
- the LOC111588386 gene encoding glycoprotein hormone beta-5-like: MPLNPLSLSFLVVLVAGAAVVCVAVTMTTTLHGFRGCAVREFSFVAQKPGCKGLRITTEACWGRCHTWEKPVPDPPYIHRHHRVCTYSRTRHMTARLPGCSPGVSPLYHYPVALHCHCAVCSTQDTECETF, from the exons ATGCCCCTCaatcctctctccctctccttcctcgTAGTCCTGGTTGCCGGGGCAGCCGTGGTGTGCGTTGCCGTGACAATGACGACGACGCTCCACGGTTTCCGAGGCTGCGCGGTGCGAGAGTTCTCCTTCGTGGCCCAGAAGCCCGGTTGCAAGGGGTTGCGCATCACCACCGAGGCCTGCTGGGGGCGCTGCCACACCTGGGAG AAACCCGTCCCAGATCCTCCCTACAtccaccgccaccaccgtgtttgTACCTACAGCAGGACCAGACACATGACGGCCCGGCTGCCCGGCTGTTCGCCCGGAGTCTCTCCTCTCTACCACTACCCAGTAGCTCTGCACTGCCACTGCGCCGTCTGCTCCACTCAGGACACCGAGTGTGAAACCTTCTGA
- the gpha2 gene encoding glycoprotein hormone alpha-2 — MSPTSNLCLLVLPVMSLLLFSPIGWSYDSLTPGCHLYPFNVTIRSDRRGTCKGTHLVYACVGYCESSAFPSRYSVLVASNFTHNITSASQCCTISKDAKVKVRLDCPRGRHHDEIEILTAKACRCDMCRKSRY; from the exons ATGTCGCCGACCTCAAATCTCTGCCTGCTGGTGCTTCCAGTGATGTCACTGCTGCTCTTCTCTCCTATTGGTTGGAGCTACGACAGCCTCACCCCAGGGTGCCACCTTTACC cctTCAACGTGACGATCCGCAGCGACCGTCGCGGCACCTGTAAAGGCACCCACCTGGTCTACGCCTGCGTGGGCTACTGTGAGTCCAGCGCCTTCCCGTCCAGATACTCGGTGCTGGTGGCCTCCAACTTCACCCACAACATCACCTCGGCTTCACAATGCTGCACCATCAGCAAGGATGCCAAG GTCAAAGTTCGTCTGGACTGCCCTCGAGGTCGCCACCACGACGAAATCGAGATCCTGACGGCGAAGGCTTGTCGCTGCGACATGTGCCGCAAATCCCGCTACTGA